From the genome of Streptomyces spinoverrucosus:
CGCCGACTGGGCGGCGGAGAAGGCGGAGTGCAGTGCCGTCTGGGCGGTGACGACGACGGTCACGATCAGGGGCAACCCGCGTTCCCGGCCGGCCAGTCCCCAGCCCGCGGCACCGGTCACGGCGGCGCCGGCCGCCAACGCCCACCAGGGCACGTGGCTGCCGGACATCAGCACGTGACCCAGGGCGGCGAGCAGCACACAGACGGCCGCGAACACCGCGGCCCGAACCGTGCGAGAACACCACCCAACAGTCATGACGGCCCTCATCCTCGCATCCGGCGCCCGGTCGTCAACGGTGGGTACGGAAAAGGGTGGTGGCGGTGACTCAATCCGAGACGCGTGATACAGACCACACGCATATGCAGGAACCAGCACGGCATTCGGGCCGACCAGTGGTGGTGACGGCCCACTACTCCCTGGCCTGCTCCCGCTCTGGCATCCTCGACCCGTGTCCCAACCCCCGTCTGCCCCCGGCGTCGAGGCGATAACGCCCGATCCGCCCGGTTCCACGCCGCGTCCGCTTCTCACCCAGTCGTGGCTGGATCTGGCCTTCCTGCACTGGGCCGCCGACCCCGAGGACGTGGCGCCGCTGCTGCCGTCGGGGTGCGTGCCGGACACGTTGGACGGGGTGACGTACGTAGGTCTCGTGGCGTTCCGCATGCATCGGGTCGGCTGGTTGCGGCTGCCCGGTGTGCCATATCTGGGGAACTTTCCGGAGACCAACGTCCGGCTGTACTCGGTCGACAGCCACGGCCGCCGGGGCGTGGTCTTCCGCTCGCTGGACGCCTCCCGGCTGCTGCCGGTGGCGATCGGCCGCTCGGCGTTCCGACTCCCCTACGTCTGGTCGAAGATGGCCGTGTCCCGCGAGGACACCGCCCTGACCTACACCAGCACCCGGCGACTGCCCGGCCCCCGGGGCGCGTACAGCAGGATCACCCTGCGGGTCGGCGAGCACATCGCCGAGCCCACCGAGCTGGAGCACTTCCTGACCGCCCGCTGGGGCATGCACACCACCCTCCTCGGCCGCCCCGTCCACCTCCCGAACACTCACCCGCGCTGGCCCCTGCACCGCGCCGAGCTCCTCAAGTGCGAGGAGAACCTGATCACCGCGGCGGGTCTGCCCGAGCCGGTCGGCGAACCGGTGAGCGTCCTGTACTCACCGGGAGTGCCGGTGCGCTTCGGCCGCCCTGTGCGCCGACGGGGTTAGCGCCTGTCC
Proteins encoded in this window:
- a CDS encoding YqjF family protein encodes the protein MSQPPSAPGVEAITPDPPGSTPRPLLTQSWLDLAFLHWAADPEDVAPLLPSGCVPDTLDGVTYVGLVAFRMHRVGWLRLPGVPYLGNFPETNVRLYSVDSHGRRGVVFRSLDASRLLPVAIGRSAFRLPYVWSKMAVSREDTALTYTSTRRLPGPRGAYSRITLRVGEHIAEPTELEHFLTARWGMHTTLLGRPVHLPNTHPRWPLHRAELLKCEENLITAAGLPEPVGEPVSVLYSPGVPVRFGRPVRRRG